The following are from one region of the Phycisphaerales bacterium genome:
- a CDS encoding twin-arginine translocase subunit TatC, which translates to MPTPSATRSRRPHDDVLAMPLGDHIEDLRRRLIVALIGLAPILLLSLIFGREIIDAMLIPLRGALTARGLPPVVQVTGPMETFGAYLRVSIAVAVLVGLPWLLFQAWRFAAPGLYAAERRFVYVLAPMSVGLTLLSVLFLYFVMMPIVLAFFIGFGQTLGGQDPGRAEPPAAMVFPEIPALAGDPPDPQPGQVWINTRLQELRIAVGRLPAIEVADPEEVLQARERRPAVRILGSPLALTAGLSQQFRVSEYIKLMFQLTLAMAVAFQTPVAVLLLCWTGLIDPHAMGRHRKYAILIAAVLGAVLTPADPLSMIALAVPLYALYELGLLIARVLPAEKLARAAGEGDVDDESP; encoded by the coding sequence GTGCCCACCCCGTCCGCTACACGCTCTCGACGCCCGCACGACGACGTGCTGGCGATGCCGCTGGGCGACCACATCGAGGACCTGCGCCGGCGGCTGATCGTCGCCCTGATCGGGCTGGCGCCCATCCTGCTGCTGTCGCTCATCTTCGGTCGCGAGATCATCGACGCCATGCTGATCCCGCTGCGGGGCGCCCTGACGGCCCGCGGCCTGCCGCCGGTCGTGCAGGTGACCGGACCGATGGAGACCTTCGGGGCGTACCTGCGGGTGTCGATCGCCGTGGCGGTGCTGGTGGGCCTGCCGTGGCTGCTGTTCCAGGCGTGGCGGTTCGCCGCGCCGGGGCTGTACGCGGCCGAGCGGAGATTCGTGTACGTGCTGGCGCCGATGAGCGTGGGCCTGACGCTGCTGTCGGTGCTTTTCCTGTACTTCGTGATGATGCCCATCGTGCTGGCGTTCTTCATCGGGTTCGGGCAGACGCTCGGCGGGCAGGATCCCGGCCGGGCCGAGCCGCCGGCGGCGATGGTGTTTCCCGAGATTCCCGCCCTGGCCGGCGATCCACCGGATCCGCAGCCGGGGCAGGTGTGGATCAACACGAGGCTTCAGGAGCTGCGCATCGCCGTGGGCCGGCTGCCGGCGATCGAGGTTGCCGACCCCGAGGAGGTCTTGCAGGCACGCGAGCGCAGGCCGGCGGTGCGGATCCTGGGCTCACCCTTGGCGCTGACGGCGGGCCTGAGCCAGCAGTTCCGCGTGTCGGAGTACATCAAGCTGATGTTCCAGCTGACGCTGGCCATGGCGGTGGCGTTCCAGACGCCCGTGGCCGTGCTGCTGCTATGCTGGACGGGGCTGATCGATCCGCACGCGATGGGCAGGCACCGCAAGTACGCGATCCTGATCGCGGCGGTGCTCGGGGCGGTGCTGACGCCGGCCGACCCGCTCTCGATGATCGCGCTGGCCGTGCCGCTGTATGCGCTGTACGAGCTGGGGCTCTTGATCGCGCGGGTCTTGCCGGCCGAGAAGCTGGCTCGCGCGGCGGGCGAGGGCGACGTGGACGACGAGAGCCCGTAG
- a CDS encoding PDZ domain-containing protein produces the protein MIHSSNTMIDRIVRAGVATPALALTILAGAAFAQSGGGSGRAYEVIVETDQDALADKQEVRQEVRTVIEINRVVDGKTLTVRRVNEQPIVVKLDGKELSKDHYKMKDGMVIISMPGNDRKVEIAMPEQGAGHPFQGRIAVRPVEPVAPELPAQIQLRGNTGGGWAQAQVADAPQAQPKVMLGVVMAEPDPVILEHLGLDAKKAVVLERVVDGLPADKAGLQAKDIIIGFGENAEPRSADDIRKVLAKAKPGSKVKVKVIRKGHPVTVDLKFEAFDAEALGRAPAPVVGGAAGELRLAPQAGNQWRALEIERDQAHSHMQRAEKAMREAAEMLARMERDVDHKAADAHKKASEAIEKAIQAMKQGEAFGLEVEDMRRMQQEAIERLRGDMGAGNNRRFWAERGEGGGGFALTFPGEEREDAWAQRLEELEERLDRLEHTFDRAMDRMEERTEAMIERLMERLERALDERDGRRR, from the coding sequence ATGATCCACAGCAGCAACACAATGATCGATCGCATCGTGCGTGCTGGCGTCGCCACGCCGGCCCTCGCCCTGACCATCCTCGCCGGCGCGGCCTTTGCGCAGTCCGGCGGTGGCAGCGGGCGCGCCTATGAGGTGATCGTCGAGACAGACCAGGACGCTCTCGCAGACAAGCAGGAGGTGCGCCAGGAGGTTCGGACGGTCATCGAGATCAATCGCGTCGTCGATGGCAAGACGCTCACCGTCCGCCGGGTCAACGAGCAGCCCATCGTCGTCAAGCTCGACGGCAAGGAACTCTCCAAGGACCACTACAAGATGAAGGACGGCATGGTGATCATCTCCATGCCCGGCAACGACCGCAAGGTCGAGATCGCCATGCCCGAGCAAGGCGCCGGTCATCCGTTCCAGGGCCGCATCGCGGTTCGGCCGGTCGAGCCGGTGGCCCCGGAACTGCCCGCGCAGATCCAGCTTCGCGGCAACACCGGTGGCGGCTGGGCCCAGGCCCAGGTGGCCGACGCACCGCAGGCCCAGCCCAAGGTCATGCTGGGCGTGGTCATGGCCGAGCCGGATCCGGTGATCCTCGAGCACCTGGGCCTGGACGCCAAGAAGGCCGTCGTGCTCGAGCGCGTGGTCGACGGGCTGCCCGCCGACAAGGCCGGGCTCCAGGCCAAGGACATCATCATCGGATTTGGCGAAAACGCCGAGCCCCGCTCGGCCGACGACATCCGCAAGGTGCTCGCCAAGGCCAAACCCGGGTCGAAGGTGAAGGTCAAGGTCATCCGCAAGGGCCATCCCGTCACGGTCGACCTGAAGTTCGAAGCCTTCGATGCCGAGGCCCTCGGCCGGGCGCCGGCGCCGGTGGTCGGCGGCGCGGCGGGTGAGCTTCGCTTGGCGCCCCAAGCAGGCAACCAGTGGCGGGCGCTCGAGATCGAGCGCGATCAGGCCCATTCGCACATGCAGCGCGCCGAGAAGGCCATGCGTGAAGCCGCCGAGATGCTCGCACGCATGGAGCGCGACGTCGACCACAAGGCCGCCGACGCCCACAAGAAGGCGTCCGAGGCCATCGAGAAGGCCATCCAGGCCATGAAGCAGGGCGAAGCCTTCGGCCTCGAGGTCGAAGACATGCGCCGCATGCAGCAGGAAGCCATCGAGCGGCTCCGCGGCGACATGGGCGCCGGCAACAACCGCCGCTTCTGGGCCGAACGCGGCGAGGGCGGCGGCGGCTTCGCCCTCACCTTCCCGGGCGAAGAGCGCGAAGACGCATGGGCCCAGCGCCTGGAGGAACTCGAAGAGCGCCTCGATCGCCTCGAGCACACTTTCGACAGGGCCATGGATCGCATGGAAGAGCGGACCGAGGCCATGATCGAACGCCTCATGGAACGCCTGGAGCGGGCCCTGGACGAGCGCGACGGCCGCCGCCGGTAA
- the cls gene encoding cardiolipin synthase, with protein sequence MRDFPMFLAQADGGASLSAWLPLGYLLLEWIVRLVLAPIIIRKHTAGEAMAWLALTLFQPIPGALLYAAFGRQLLGRRRVRANQRAAQLVETVDRLNMLEQHAAPSDAIDPGYRDLFRLATMVGGTRPLVGNNGDIVDSEHFIDQLVASIDAAENHVHLLTYIFRDDANGRKVAEALVRASGRGVVCRVLADGSGSADFFSTLAPRMRRGGVEVRDALPSRFFRRTFARIDVRNHRKLVVIDGHTAYTGSQNICDLDYGNRRYGPWIDLTARITGPLATQMQLLFFEDWVAETGVMPGPEADLFPTPEHCGPIVVQALPSGPGRREEAFRDVILSAINEANHRIVMVTPYLIPDPPTQLALRLRAVAGVRVDIIIPEKTNSFLVNAAAKSVLEELIDAGARVHLHQKGLLHVKALTVDESLSVFGSGNFDRRSFRLNYELNLLAHGKDVTLALRHRLEQYLPDCRPLDRRELADRPWIQKLADDTAKIVSPLL encoded by the coding sequence ATGCGTGACTTTCCCATGTTCCTCGCCCAGGCCGATGGCGGCGCTTCCCTTTCCGCCTGGCTTCCCCTGGGCTACCTGCTCCTGGAGTGGATCGTCCGGCTCGTGCTGGCGCCCATCATCATCCGCAAGCACACCGCCGGGGAGGCCATGGCGTGGCTCGCCCTCACGCTCTTCCAGCCCATCCCGGGCGCGTTGCTCTATGCCGCCTTCGGTCGCCAGTTGCTCGGTCGCCGCCGCGTGCGAGCCAACCAGCGCGCCGCGCAGCTCGTGGAAACGGTCGACCGCCTGAACATGCTCGAGCAGCATGCCGCGCCAAGCGACGCTATCGATCCGGGGTACCGAGACCTCTTCCGACTGGCGACGATGGTGGGGGGCACCAGGCCCCTGGTGGGCAACAACGGCGACATCGTCGACAGCGAGCACTTCATCGATCAGCTCGTCGCTTCCATCGATGCCGCCGAGAACCACGTCCACCTGCTCACCTACATCTTCCGCGATGACGCCAACGGACGCAAGGTCGCCGAGGCACTCGTGCGCGCATCGGGCCGCGGCGTCGTGTGCCGGGTCCTGGCCGACGGCTCCGGATCGGCGGACTTCTTTTCGACGCTCGCGCCGAGGATGCGCAGGGGCGGCGTCGAAGTGCGCGATGCGCTCCCGAGCCGGTTCTTCCGGCGCACGTTTGCGCGCATCGACGTGCGTAACCATCGCAAGCTCGTCGTCATCGATGGACACACCGCCTATACGGGCAGCCAGAACATCTGCGATCTGGACTACGGCAACCGTCGCTATGGCCCGTGGATCGACCTGACGGCGCGCATCACCGGCCCCCTTGCCACGCAGATGCAGCTGCTGTTCTTCGAGGACTGGGTCGCCGAAACCGGCGTCATGCCCGGGCCCGAGGCCGATCTCTTCCCGACGCCCGAACACTGCGGCCCGATCGTGGTGCAGGCCCTTCCAAGCGGGCCCGGCCGACGCGAAGAGGCCTTTCGCGACGTCATCCTCAGCGCCATCAACGAGGCCAACCACCGCATCGTCATGGTGACGCCGTACCTCATTCCCGATCCGCCAACCCAGCTCGCGCTCCGGTTGCGGGCCGTCGCCGGCGTCAGGGTCGACATCATCATCCCCGAGAAGACCAACTCGTTCCTGGTCAACGCCGCCGCCAAGAGCGTGCTCGAAGAACTCATCGATGCCGGCGCCAGGGTCCACCTTCACCAGAAGGGCCTGCTGCACGTCAAGGCGCTGACCGTCGACGAATCGCTCAGCGTCTTCGGCTCGGGCAACTTCGATCGGCGAAGCTTCAGGCTCAACTACGAGCTCAACCTCCTCGCCCACGGCAAGGACGTCACCCTCGCGCTCCGCCACCGCCTGGAGCAGTACCTGCCGGACTGCCGACCCCTGGATCGACGCGAGCTGGCCGACCGGCCATGGATCCAGAAGCTCGCCGACGACACCGCCAAGATCGTCTCGCCCCTGCTGTAG
- a CDS encoding sigma-70 family RNA polymerase sigma factor — protein MSSDTTNPKRTASVDRYRVDPALVERATAGHGEAVQQLWQSHRRWVAAIVLAHMPREADLDDLLQDIAATFVRSVQELRTPGALRPWLRTVAINAARAEGRKKTRRRNALDSQAATDPGTFQRDETPDRTAAMPDDADEVRWLLDLIDQLPESYREPLVLRCVRGMNYKAISELTGLPETTIETRIARGRRMLRERVAIERDRKTGAAGASSDSGAHGEPNQ, from the coding sequence ATGAGCTCAGACACGACCAATCCGAAACGGACGGCCTCGGTCGACCGCTACCGCGTCGATCCTGCCCTGGTCGAGCGGGCGACCGCCGGCCACGGGGAAGCCGTCCAGCAGTTGTGGCAGAGCCATCGCCGCTGGGTCGCCGCCATCGTGCTGGCGCACATGCCGCGCGAGGCCGACCTGGACGACCTGCTCCAGGACATCGCCGCCACCTTCGTCCGCAGCGTACAGGAACTCCGCACGCCCGGCGCCCTGCGTCCGTGGCTGCGAACGGTCGCCATCAATGCGGCCCGTGCCGAGGGCCGCAAGAAGACACGCCGCCGAAACGCGCTGGACAGCCAGGCCGCCACCGATCCGGGCACCTTCCAGCGCGACGAAACCCCCGACCGCACGGCGGCGATGCCCGACGATGCCGACGAGGTCCGCTGGCTGCTCGACCTGATCGACCAGCTGCCCGAGAGCTATCGCGAACCACTCGTCTTGCGCTGCGTTCGCGGCATGAACTACAAGGCCATCAGCGAATTGACCGGCCTGCCCGAGACCACCATCGAAACGCGCATCGCCAGGGGCCGCCGCATGCTCCGCGAACGCGTCGCCATCGAACGCGACCGCAAGACCGGCGCCGCCGGCGCATCCAGTGATTCGGGGGCACACGGAGAGCCAAACCAATGA
- a CDS encoding MoxR family ATPase, with the protein MSDTTPQDTAFAQDAYKRLKGEIHKVIVGQDEVVDQMLLAMFARGHALVVGVPGLAKTLLISTIARTLSLDFSRIQFTPDLMPSDITGTEVIEENRATGHRELRFVQGPIFANVILADEINRTPPKTQAALLEAMQERQVTMGGMKHDLPRPFFVLATQNPIEQEGTYPLPEAQLDRFMFQIRIAYPSLEEETEIIRRASEKSAVQLDAVLSADDMDRVARMVEHHPVTEHVIAYALRLVRATRINEPMDNQGERPRLVSEYLSWGAGPRASEYLVLAARAKALLSGDAMTTVEHVKAVARPVLRHRILTNFNAEADRITTDNIIDDLLEHTPVDGMSAGDRKQVDAVMKS; encoded by the coding sequence ATGAGCGACACCACCCCGCAGGACACCGCCTTCGCCCAGGATGCCTACAAGCGGCTCAAGGGCGAGATCCACAAGGTCATCGTGGGCCAGGACGAAGTCGTCGATCAGATGCTCCTGGCCATGTTCGCCCGGGGCCACGCCCTGGTGGTGGGGGTGCCCGGGCTCGCCAAGACGCTCTTGATCTCCACCATCGCCCGCACGCTGAGCCTCGACTTCAGCCGCATCCAGTTCACCCCCGACCTGATGCCCAGCGACATCACCGGCACCGAGGTCATCGAGGAGAACCGCGCCACGGGCCACCGCGAACTTCGATTCGTCCAGGGGCCGATCTTCGCCAACGTCATCCTGGCGGACGAAATCAACCGCACCCCGCCCAAGACCCAGGCCGCCCTGCTCGAAGCCATGCAGGAGCGCCAGGTCACCATGGGCGGCATGAAGCACGACCTGCCCAGGCCCTTCTTCGTGCTGGCAACGCAGAACCCCATCGAGCAGGAAGGCACCTACCCGCTGCCCGAGGCCCAGCTCGACCGCTTCATGTTCCAGATCCGCATCGCCTACCCCAGCCTCGAGGAAGAGACCGAGATCATCCGCCGCGCCAGCGAGAAGAGTGCCGTGCAGCTCGACGCCGTGCTCAGCGCCGACGACATGGACCGCGTCGCCCGCATGGTCGAGCACCACCCCGTCACCGAGCACGTCATCGCCTACGCCCTGCGGCTCGTTCGCGCGACGCGCATCAACGAGCCCATGGACAACCAGGGCGAGCGCCCAAGGCTGGTCAGCGAGTACCTCTCCTGGGGCGCCGGCCCACGGGCGAGCGAGTACCTCGTCCTGGCCGCCCGGGCCAAGGCCCTGCTCAGCGGCGATGCCATGACGACCGTCGAGCACGTCAAGGCCGTCGCCCGGCCCGTGCTGCGTCACCGCATCCTGACCAACTTCAACGCCGAGGCCGACCGCATCACCACGGACAACATCATCGACGACCTGCTCGAGCACACACCGGTCGACGGCATGAGCGCGGGCGACCGCAAGCAGGTCGACGCCGTGATGAAGTCGTAA
- a CDS encoding DUF1569 domain-containing protein, with translation MSQTAQSAPPAEVDTKIAPRRDLAFASFDEVSEDLDRIEASLNAGALTATGNWTPGQNFEHLAKFLRFAYDGFPSKAPPPIRWIARMMLKKKATQSEEPLPSGFKLPKQASALLPSDDVGDAEGLALLREQIARIHAGEAMTQPSPLLGQLTHEEWLTLQRKHMALHLSFLHPQGAPPR, from the coding sequence ATGTCACAAACCGCCCAATCCGCACCACCTGCCGAAGTCGATACCAAGATCGCCCCCCGTCGCGACCTCGCGTTCGCATCGTTTGATGAGGTCTCCGAAGACCTGGATCGCATCGAGGCCTCGCTCAATGCGGGCGCGCTGACCGCCACGGGAAACTGGACGCCGGGCCAGAACTTCGAGCACCTGGCCAAGTTCCTGCGCTTCGCCTACGACGGCTTCCCCTCCAAGGCGCCGCCCCCCATTCGCTGGATCGCCCGCATGATGCTCAAAAAGAAGGCAACCCAGAGCGAAGAGCCTCTGCCCTCGGGCTTCAAGTTGCCAAAGCAGGCATCGGCCCTGCTCCCAAGCGACGATGTCGGCGATGCCGAGGGACTGGCACTCCTGCGCGAGCAGATCGCCCGCATCCACGCGGGCGAAGCCATGACCCAGCCCAGCCCGCTGCTCGGCCAACTCACCCACGAAGAGTGGCTCACGCTCCAGCGCAAGCACATGGCGCTGCACCTCTCGTTCCTGCATCCCCAGGGGGCGCCGCCCCGCTGA
- a CDS encoding DUF58 domain-containing protein: protein MLHAPGRPSNPQSLEEALGPALLEVLGRMRLRSRKIFAGKLPGERRSKKRGQSVEFDDFREYVRGDDLRHLDWNLYARLEKLFLKLFLEEEDLALHVAIDCSRSMEAGRPPKLELARRLATAIAYVGLSNQDRVSVWALGVPGRPDVVRMPPVRGRSGAGRLLEFVYRQAVAEPGGVTPNRPELVPALLRLARARVGKGVLVVLSDFLTDEDMTPALNAMAFAQGGGFDTVLIQVLAPGEIDPASEADAGLLGDVMLTDVESGRTAEVTVTPSLIAGYRKRLQAHNDRLAKLASARGIGYMLLPSDTEARDVLTGSLRARGVLS from the coding sequence GTGCTGCACGCCCCGGGCCGACCATCCAACCCGCAATCGCTCGAAGAGGCGCTCGGTCCGGCGCTGCTGGAGGTGCTCGGGCGGATGCGGCTGCGGAGCCGCAAGATCTTCGCGGGCAAGCTGCCCGGCGAGCGCCGGAGCAAGAAGCGGGGGCAGAGCGTCGAGTTCGATGACTTCCGCGAGTACGTGCGTGGGGACGACCTTCGGCACCTGGACTGGAACCTGTACGCCCGGCTCGAGAAGCTCTTCCTGAAGCTGTTTCTGGAAGAAGAGGACCTGGCCCTGCACGTGGCGATCGACTGCTCGCGGTCGATGGAAGCGGGCCGGCCGCCGAAGCTGGAACTCGCCCGTCGGCTGGCGACGGCGATCGCCTACGTCGGGCTGAGCAACCAGGACCGGGTGAGCGTGTGGGCGCTGGGCGTGCCTGGGCGGCCCGACGTGGTGCGCATGCCGCCGGTGCGGGGGCGATCGGGCGCTGGACGGCTGCTTGAATTCGTGTATCGCCAGGCGGTGGCCGAGCCGGGCGGCGTGACGCCCAATCGCCCCGAGCTCGTACCGGCGCTGCTGCGTCTTGCCCGTGCACGCGTGGGCAAGGGCGTGCTGGTGGTGCTGAGTGACTTCCTGACCGACGAAGACATGACGCCCGCGCTGAACGCCATGGCGTTTGCGCAGGGTGGGGGCTTTGACACGGTGCTGATCCAAGTGCTGGCGCCCGGGGAAATCGACCCGGCGAGCGAGGCCGATGCGGGGCTGCTGGGCGACGTGATGCTGACCGACGTGGAAAGCGGGCGGACGGCCGAGGTGACGGTGACGCCTTCGCTGATCGCCGGCTATCGCAAGCGGCTGCAGGCGCACAACGACCGGCTGGCGAAGCTGGCGAGCGCCCGGGGCATTGGTTACATGTTGCTGCCCAGCGATACGGAAGCCCGCGACGTGCTTACGGGTTCGCTGCGGGCTCGGGGCGTGCTGTCTTGA
- a CDS encoding host attachment protein: protein MPSSDKSAAVAVVDQRVAKLLIARPTMGKAIDLTETASITNGHDDEHERTRPDMLSGPGKRGAEAGTGVVGGPHMVNDTQGTEAEEDRRFAREVAAWLAGRSERTDGQRLKVFASRRFLGMLRDQLDPNNTGHIELKDGEFAQMPHAELRTHAALRTALPFK from the coding sequence ATGCCGTCATCCGACAAGTCCGCAGCCGTAGCCGTCGTCGATCAGCGCGTTGCCAAGCTGCTCATCGCCCGGCCGACCATGGGCAAGGCGATCGACCTCACCGAGACTGCCTCGATCACCAACGGCCATGACGACGAACACGAGCGCACCCGGCCGGACATGCTCTCGGGCCCGGGCAAGCGAGGGGCCGAGGCCGGCACCGGCGTCGTGGGCGGTCCGCATATGGTCAACGACACGCAGGGCACCGAGGCCGAAGAGGACCGCCGCTTTGCACGCGAAGTCGCCGCATGGCTGGCCGGCCGCAGCGAGCGCACCGATGGACAGCGTCTCAAGGTCTTCGCGTCCCGTCGCTTCCTCGGCATGCTGCGCGATCAACTCGATCCCAACAACACCGGCCACATCGAGCTGAAGGACGGCGAATTCGCCCAGATGCCACACGCCGAACTGCGCACCCACGCGGCCCTGCGCACGGCATTGCCCTTCAAGTAA